The Corynebacterium comes genome window below encodes:
- a CDS encoding PhoX family protein, with translation MTLKGLNLFSSKFTSSRSSVTCTYKCGNACFGECENKSDNPYFGDMMSRRSALKAGSLTVLTVGGGAAMASLAPAAAAAPFGSSANAGSSSGNPLLDSARGMQFAPVAPNQKDQVVIPGGYQQSILIAWGDPVIEGAPAFDVNKQTPEAAAGQFGFNNDFAGLLDHPTDPNRMVYVASHEYTTEPHMHPGYDPANPTREQVEIGWANHGMTVLEVSKSGRTGELRREFGPLNRRLTATSEFRLTGPAAGSDFVKTSADSSGEIVLGTLNNCAGGVTPWGTVLSGEENFDQYFANSASVTDERTRKSLDRLGIPKGGSGRRWELFDDRFDVSKEPNEVNRFGYIVELNPFDPNSTPVKHTALGRFKHEAGNIHITDDGTVVCYSGDDARFEYLYKFVSSRKMIEGDLDHNMSILDHGTLYVAVMEGNSPTAEIDGSAQLPADGAFDGSGHWAPLLTVDEDGNATSRIAGFSAEEVAIFTREAADVVGATKMDRPEDVEASPVTGKVYMALTNNKYRGAAEKSLEGVTEYAPVKENKNGLVMEIDDDHAGERFTWNLILVCGDPEEAYTYFGGFDKSKVSPISCPDNLAFDEYGNLWISTDGNALGSNDGLYALTVEGPNRGELKCFLTVPNAAETCGPIVDRQRVLVNVQHPGETDDASIENPASHWPDGGNSIPRPAAVVVWKANGGEIGVK, from the coding sequence ATGACCCTGAAGGGTCTCAATCTTTTCAGCAGCAAATTCACCTCTTCCCGCAGCTCCGTCACCTGCACCTACAAGTGCGGCAACGCCTGCTTCGGCGAGTGTGAGAACAAGTCGGACAACCCCTACTTCGGCGACATGATGTCCCGCCGCTCAGCGCTGAAGGCCGGCAGCCTCACCGTTCTCACAGTCGGTGGCGGCGCCGCAATGGCCTCCCTCGCCCCCGCCGCAGCAGCTGCCCCCTTCGGCTCTTCCGCAAACGCAGGTTCATCCTCCGGCAACCCCCTGCTCGACTCCGCCAGGGGCATGCAGTTCGCCCCGGTCGCCCCGAATCAGAAGGACCAGGTCGTCATTCCGGGCGGCTACCAGCAGTCCATCCTCATCGCCTGGGGTGACCCGGTCATCGAGGGCGCCCCGGCCTTCGACGTCAACAAACAGACCCCCGAGGCGGCTGCCGGGCAGTTCGGCTTCAACAACGACTTCGCCGGCCTCCTCGATCACCCCACCGACCCCAACCGCATGGTCTACGTGGCCTCCCACGAGTACACCACCGAACCGCACATGCATCCGGGCTACGACCCCGCCAACCCGACCCGGGAGCAGGTGGAGATCGGCTGGGCAAACCACGGCATGACCGTCCTCGAGGTCTCCAAGTCCGGCCGCACCGGCGAGCTCAGGCGCGAGTTCGGCCCGCTCAACCGCCGCCTCACCGCCACCAGCGAGTTCCGCCTCACCGGACCGGCCGCCGGCTCCGACTTCGTCAAGACCTCCGCGGACAGCTCCGGCGAGATCGTCCTGGGCACCCTGAACAACTGCGCCGGCGGCGTCACCCCGTGGGGCACCGTCCTCTCGGGCGAGGAGAACTTCGACCAGTACTTCGCCAACTCCGCCTCCGTCACCGACGAGCGCACCCGCAAATCCCTGGACCGTCTGGGCATCCCGAAGGGTGGCTCAGGCCGCAGGTGGGAGCTTTTCGACGACCGCTTCGACGTCTCCAAGGAGCCGAACGAGGTCAACCGTTTCGGTTACATCGTCGAGCTCAACCCCTTCGACCCCAACTCCACCCCCGTCAAGCACACCGCCCTGGGCCGCTTCAAGCACGAGGCCGGCAACATCCACATCACCGACGACGGCACCGTGGTCTGCTACTCCGGCGATGACGCCCGCTTCGAGTACCTCTACAAGTTCGTCTCCTCCCGCAAGATGATCGAGGGCGACCTCGACCACAACATGTCCATCCTGGATCACGGCACCCTGTATGTCGCTGTGATGGAGGGCAACTCCCCCACCGCCGAGATCGACGGCTCCGCGCAGCTCCCCGCCGACGGCGCCTTCGACGGCTCGGGCCACTGGGCGCCGCTGCTGACCGTGGACGAGGACGGCAACGCCACCTCCCGCATCGCCGGCTTCTCCGCCGAGGAGGTCGCCATCTTCACCCGGGAGGCCGCCGACGTCGTCGGTGCCACCAAGATGGACCGCCCCGAGGACGTCGAGGCGTCTCCGGTCACCGGCAAGGTCTACATGGCCCTGACCAACAACAAGTACCGCGGCGCAGCCGAGAAGTCCCTGGAAGGCGTCACCGAATACGCGCCGGTCAAGGAGAACAAGAACGGCCTCGTCATGGAGATCGACGACGACCACGCCGGCGAGCGCTTCACGTGGAACCTCATCCTGGTCTGTGGTGATCCGGAGGAGGCTTACACATACTTCGGCGGCTTCGACAAGTCCAAGGTCTCCCCGATCTCCTGCCCGGACAACCTGGCTTTCGACGAGTACGGCAACCTGTGGATCTCCACCGACGGCAACGCCCTCGGCTCCAACGACGGTCTCTACGCCCTGACCGTCGAGGGCCCGAACCGAGGCGAGCTCAAGTGCTTCCTCACTGTCCCGAACGCGGCTGAGACCTGTGGCCCGATCGTCGACAGGCAGCGCGTCCTCGTCAACGTCCAGCACCCGGGCGAGACCGACGATGCCTCCATCGAGAACCCCGCCTCCCACTGGCCGGACGGCGGCAACTCCATCCCGCGCCCGGCTGCGGTCGTGGTGTGGAAGGCCAACGGCGGCGAGATCGGCGTCAAGTAG
- a CDS encoding pantoate--beta-alanine ligase yields MSFTPGQAIEFEAEQIAVLARAMRRSGRPVVLVPLGVGLHAGHIALVRAARRLPRAVVIVAWAGEDVPADFAAEGVDAVFRYDQNALWPRGLRTLVQPVDLDLEPVDEVARQLTLELTLINIVGPSDVVVGEKDYEQMRALQAAITDLHLPLKLHGVPVVRLPGGLAVSLRNAGVAESAREQTVALSAALTAGAYAAEHGAEAVLEVARSVLDTVGVVADYLEVRGLDLGDAPEIGDARLLVSANIGGVRLIDNVGLPLGIGFRNIEG; encoded by the coding sequence GTGAGCTTCACACCAGGTCAGGCCATCGAATTCGAGGCCGAACAGATCGCCGTTCTGGCCCGCGCCATGCGCAGGAGCGGCCGACCGGTGGTGCTCGTTCCCCTGGGGGTGGGCCTGCACGCCGGTCATATCGCGCTCGTGCGAGCTGCCCGGCGGCTGCCGCGCGCGGTGGTCATCGTCGCCTGGGCAGGCGAGGACGTGCCAGCAGATTTCGCTGCTGAGGGCGTGGACGCCGTCTTCCGCTATGACCAGAACGCCCTCTGGCCCCGCGGCCTGCGGACCCTGGTCCAGCCCGTCGACCTGGACCTCGAGCCCGTCGACGAGGTCGCCCGCCAGCTCACCCTCGAGCTGACCCTCATCAACATTGTCGGCCCCTCCGACGTGGTCGTCGGGGAGAAGGACTACGAACAGATGCGCGCCCTGCAGGCCGCCATCACCGATCTGCACCTGCCGTTGAAGCTCCACGGTGTTCCCGTCGTCCGCCTGCCCGGCGGTCTGGCCGTCTCCCTGCGCAACGCGGGCGTCGCGGAATCCGCCCGTGAGCAGACCGTGGCGCTGTCCGCGGCCCTGACCGCCGGGGCTTATGCCGCTGAGCACGGGGCCGAGGCCGTCCTCGAGGTCGCCCGCAGCGTCCTCGACACGGTCGGCGTGGTCGCGGACTACCTGGAGGTCCGCGGCCTGGACCTCGGGGACGCACCTGAGATCGGCGACGCCCGCCTGCTCGTCTCGGCGAACATCGGCGGGGTGCGGCTCATCGACAACGTCGGCCTGCCGCTGGGCATCGGCTTCCGCAACATCGAGGGGTAG
- a CDS encoding 6PGD fold domain-containing protein, with translation MQAPRMRVGVYGDTRLSTLPDQLAQVGHDVYYLDYDPDPPSLEELDMVILEVRESLLEAAVEKLAERSRRGQIFVHTSLSHGVQIMDPLEVTGAVVMALGELGPQRWAVTTVDEVGDTISDLLVGEIGASGFHFTDAERLRAGAAVTYVRVVHTLRQDAVRLLSDVLGTAQEASDIADTLGTLRHLPDVAGLRAQWEAIDNPGQARAFRQASRRVAETQHNQDVELWAIQEEKL, from the coding sequence GTGCAGGCACCCCGCATGCGGGTCGGCGTCTACGGCGACACTCGGTTGTCCACCCTGCCTGACCAGCTCGCACAGGTCGGACACGACGTCTACTACCTCGACTACGACCCCGATCCGCCGAGCCTCGAAGAGCTCGACATGGTCATCCTGGAGGTGCGGGAGTCGTTGCTGGAGGCGGCCGTCGAGAAGCTCGCGGAACGGTCGCGTCGAGGCCAGATCTTCGTGCACACCTCGCTGTCCCACGGCGTGCAGATCATGGATCCGCTCGAGGTCACCGGCGCAGTCGTGATGGCGCTCGGCGAGCTGGGCCCGCAGCGGTGGGCCGTGACCACGGTCGACGAGGTCGGCGACACAATCTCCGACCTCCTCGTGGGCGAGATCGGTGCCAGCGGCTTCCATTTCACCGACGCCGAGCGGCTCCGCGCCGGCGCCGCCGTGACGTACGTCCGGGTCGTGCACACCCTCCGGCAGGACGCGGTGCGTCTGCTGTCCGACGTCCTGGGCACCGCCCAGGAGGCCAGCGACATCGCCGATACGCTGGGCACCCTTCGTCACCTTCCCGACGTCGCCGGGTTGCGCGCGCAGTGGGAGGCCATCGACAACCCCGGCCAGGCACGCGCCTTCCGGCAGGCTTCCCGACGTGTCGCCGAAACCCAGCACAACCAGGACGTCGAGCTCTGGGCAATTCAAGAGGAGAAACTGTGA